CTCGGCAGCGATGCGGTCCATCCACACCGCCATCGACGCGGGCGATCTGGCCGGGATCGTGATCGGCGGGCCCGCCGGGGTGGGCAAGAGCCGGATCGCCCGGCAGGCGCTGTCCGACGCGAAAGCGCGCGGGTTCGAAGGCCGATGGGTGGTCGGAGCCACGTCGGCGGCGAAGGTTCCGCTCGGCGCGTTCACCGTGTGGGCGCCACCGGCCGTCACCGACACCGTCCACCTGCTGCGCGGGGTGATCGCGTCGCTGACCGCCGCGCCGTCCGGCGCGCCGATCCTCATCTGCGTCGACGACGCGCACCTGCTCGACGACCTCTCGGCGTTCGTCGTCCACCAGATCGTGCAGCGCGGCGCGGCCAAGGTCGTGTTGACGCTGCGCGACGGTGAACCGGTGCCGCCCGCGGTCGAGGAGATCACCGCCGCCGGGCAGTTCGACCGGCTCGATCTGGCCCCGCTGACCCCCGACGAGACCACGTCGCTGCTGGCCGCGACGCTCGGGGGCACGGTCGACCCGGACACCGGCCGCCGGTTGTGGACGCTGACCCGCGGCAACGTCCTCTACCTGCGCAACATCGTGGAACGCGAGGTGGCCGACGGCCGCATCGTGTCCCAGCGCGGCTGCTGGCGCTGGGTGGGGGACCCGGTCATGCCGCCCGGTCTGGTGCAGTTGATCGAATCCCGCATGGGCGCGCTCCCCGCGTCGGTCGACGACGTCATCGACGTGTTGGCGGTCGGTGAACCGATCGCATTGGCGGCCCTCGAACGCATCGTCGACGCGGCGGCGGTCGAGGAGGCCGAGAGCCGCGGCCTGGTCGTGCTCGAACCGGTCATGGGCGGTGTGCAGGTGCGGTTGACGCATCCGCTCTACGGCGAGGTGCGGCGCAGGCGCGCACCCGCGACGCGGCTGCGGCGGTTCCGCGGCCTGGTGGCCACCGAACTCGCCCGCAGCGCCGATGCCGACGACATCGGTGTGCTCGTGCGGCGCGCCACGCTGAGCCTCGAATCCGATCTGCCGGTCGACGCCGACCTGCTGGTCAAGGCGAGTTACGGCGCCGTCTGGTTGGCCGACCTGCACCTCGCCGACCGGCTCGCCGCGGCGGCCGTGGGTGCCGGTGCGGAGCCGAATTTCATCCGGGCCCATGCCCTTTCGTGGCTGGGTCGGGGTGAGGAGGCCGACGCGGTGCTGGCCGCGATACCGCCGGACGGGCTCAGCGACGTCGAGCGGGGCAAGCTGGCGTTCCTGCGGGCCAGCAACATGTTGTGGTCGCTGGCCGATCCGGTGCGGGCCAAACAACTCGTCGACGACGCGGCACGTGACGTCTCCGCGCAGGCGCGCGGCTACATCGACGCCTTCCTCACCGTTTACTGGTTCGCGATGGACCATCCCGACCAGGCCAGCCGTATCGCGAAAAAGCTTGCGGTGAAGGAACTTCCCGCGATCGTCGGCGCGGAGATCGCCTGGGTGCTCACGGTGATCGACGCCGACGCGGGCCGACTCGCCGAAGCTGTCGCGATCGCCGATACCGGCTATGCCGTGGCGGCCCGTTCCCTCGACGCCCCGCAGATGCGTTTCAACATCGCCGATGCCCACGTCGGCGCGCTGCTGCTGGCCGGGCGTATCGATCAGGCGGGTGCGGTCGCCGCAGGGGTGCGCAGGCAGGCCGCCGACCTGCCCGGGGTGGCGCAGACCCTGGGTGCTGCCGTGGCTGCCCGCGTCGAACTCGCTGCGGGACATGTCGATACCGCGGCGGCCGGGTTGGGTGATGCGGCGGCGGCGTTGTCCGAATCGGGGCATGCCACCGGCTGGGGGTACCGTTACGGCCTGCCGTATGTGATGGCGCTCGCGATGCGCGGTGACCTCGATGAGGCGGACACGGCGCTGAGTGCGCTGCAGACCCTTCGCAGGCCGTTCCGTGCGCTGCACTACGAGCGCGCGCTGGCCCGTGCCTGGGTGGCCGCGGCTTCGGGTGCGGTCACCGAAGCGATCGCGACGGTGACCTCCGCCGCGCAGAAGGCAAGGGAAGTGGGGCAGTACGCCGCCGAGGTGCTGTGCCTGCAGACCGCGGCCCAGTTCGGTGACAGCACCGGCGCCGCGCGGTTGGCCGAACTCGAAACCGTCGTGCAGGGTCCACGGGTCAGGTTGGCCGCCCGGTTCGCCGCGGGCCTGCGCGACGGCGACGCCGAGGGACTGTCGCTGGTGTCAACGGATTTCGAGGAGATGGGGGATCGGGTCGCCGCGGCGGACGCGGCCGCGCACGCGGCGTTGGCGCATCGCTACGCGGGTCGCCGCGGCTCGGCGCTGACCTGCGCAAGCCGTGCGACGGCCCTGGCCGACGAGTGCGGCGGACTGGCCACCCCGGCGCTGCGTCACGCCGTGACGCCGCTGCCGCTGACCGAGCGGGAACGCGAGATCGTGATGCTGATCGGTGCCGGGCTGTCCAACCGCGCGATCGCGCAGCGCCTGACCCTGTCCGTCCGCACCGTGGAAAGCCATATCTACCAGGCGATGTCGAAGACCGGCACGGCCACGCGTGAGCAGCTCGCGGCGCTGCTGCCCACATCCGTGCACCGCGCGGCTCACCCCGTTGCGAATGCGGGCCGGTTCGACGACGGGCAGGTGTAGCACAGCTCAGGACGGGTTGGAGTACACCCGCGTCGGGGTGATCAGCACCGCGGCGCGCCGCTCCTCGCGCATGACCCGGTCGTAGGTGTCCCAGTCGTCGTGGGTGCCGCCCGCTGCCTCGAACACGTTGCGCAGCAACACCCGCAGCGATTCGGCGTCGATGTCGCCGTCGTCGGGGCCGAGGATTTCCGCGGTGCCCTCGACCGTCGCCCATTCCCACCCGGCCCGGGCCGCGACCGTGGCCCGCGGGTTGGCGCGCAGATGACGCAACTTCAGCGACCCGCCGATGGCGACAAGCGCCACGACCGGCTCTGCGGTGCGCGGATGCACCATGACACCCGCGTTGACCACCGACGACTGGATGCTGTCGTCGCGGCGCAGTGTGCTCAGCACGCACAACCCGTGATCACGTGACAACAGTTCGGCGAATGACGACAGATCGGTCATGGGGTCACGCTACCCCTGCACGGCCGCGCGTCCACCCGCCGCGTTGTGGCACAACGGCGTTGGCCGGGCGATTCCCCGGTTGATCGGTCAGAGCGAACCGAGGTCGGCCGACAGCCAGTGCTCGGGCGTCAGGTGCACGATGACGCTCTCGCCGTGCTCGCGCCGGGCGAACTCCAGATACCCCTCGACCTTCTCGGGCGCCAGATAGCGCTTGGTCATCTCGACGAGGTGGTCGTCGGTGGCGGGTTCGATACTGCGGACGGCACCGTCGACCGCGACGTACCGCACCGTCGGCTCCAGGCGCTCCACCATCAAAGTGAACCGGCCCGCCGACTCGATGAGCCGGTGCTTGCGCGAGCCGTTGCCGGTGAGCACCCATGGCTCGCCGCCGGGGGAGTACTGGTACCAGATGGGAACCGTGAGCGGTCCGCGCTTGTCGCCTGCATACACCGAGAGGGCCGCGATGTGCGGTTCGGCGAGGAACTGTTCGCGTTCTTCTTTGGAGAGGGCCATCATCTCAATCTAGCCAGATGCTGTGACATACGCCGCTCTGCCGGGGATGAAGTGCAGGAAAACGCCTGGGGACTGGACATCCAGTTTTTGGGTCCTAGAGTCGAGTGTCATGCGCTTTGGATTGTTCATCCCGCAGGGCTGGCGTCTCGATCTCGTCGACATCCCCACCGATCGGCACTGGGCGGTGATGCACGATCTGGCTGCCTACGCCGACGGCTCGGATGCCTGGGATTCGCTGTGGGTCTACGACCACTTCCACACCGTCCCGGTGCCGACGGGCGAGGCCACCCACGAGGCGTGGACGCTCATGGC
This region of Mycolicibacterium goodii genomic DNA includes:
- a CDS encoding helix-turn-helix transcriptional regulator; amino-acid sequence: MRLLWPLTGRSAAMRSIHTAIDAGDLAGIVIGGPAGVGKSRIARQALSDAKARGFEGRWVVGATSAAKVPLGAFTVWAPPAVTDTVHLLRGVIASLTAAPSGAPILICVDDAHLLDDLSAFVVHQIVQRGAAKVVLTLRDGEPVPPAVEEITAAGQFDRLDLAPLTPDETTSLLAATLGGTVDPDTGRRLWTLTRGNVLYLRNIVEREVADGRIVSQRGCWRWVGDPVMPPGLVQLIESRMGALPASVDDVIDVLAVGEPIALAALERIVDAAAVEEAESRGLVVLEPVMGGVQVRLTHPLYGEVRRRRAPATRLRRFRGLVATELARSADADDIGVLVRRATLSLESDLPVDADLLVKASYGAVWLADLHLADRLAAAAVGAGAEPNFIRAHALSWLGRGEEADAVLAAIPPDGLSDVERGKLAFLRASNMLWSLADPVRAKQLVDDAARDVSAQARGYIDAFLTVYWFAMDHPDQASRIAKKLAVKELPAIVGAEIAWVLTVIDADAGRLAEAVAIADTGYAVAARSLDAPQMRFNIADAHVGALLLAGRIDQAGAVAAGVRRQAADLPGVAQTLGAAVAARVELAAGHVDTAAAGLGDAAAALSESGHATGWGYRYGLPYVMALAMRGDLDEADTALSALQTLRRPFRALHYERALARAWVAAASGAVTEAIATVTSAAQKAREVGQYAAEVLCLQTAAQFGDSTGAARLAELETVVQGPRVRLAARFAAGLRDGDAEGLSLVSTDFEEMGDRVAAADAAAHAALAHRYAGRRGSALTCASRATALADECGGLATPALRHAVTPLPLTEREREIVMLIGAGLSNRAIAQRLTLSVRTVESHIYQAMSKTGTATREQLAALLPTSVHRAAHPVANAGRFDDGQV
- a CDS encoding TIGR03618 family F420-dependent PPOX class oxidoreductase, which gives rise to MTDLSSFAELLSRDHGLCVLSTLRRDDSIQSSVVNAGVMVHPRTAEPVVALVAIGGSLKLRHLRANPRATVAARAGWEWATVEGTAEILGPDDGDIDAESLRVLLRNVFEAAGGTHDDWDTYDRVMREERRAAVLITPTRVYSNPS
- a CDS encoding pyridoxamine 5'-phosphate oxidase family protein, which translates into the protein MALSKEEREQFLAEPHIAALSVYAGDKRGPLTVPIWYQYSPGGEPWVLTGNGSRKHRLIESAGRFTLMVERLEPTVRYVAVDGAVRSIEPATDDHLVEMTKRYLAPEKVEGYLEFARREHGESVIVHLTPEHWLSADLGSL